aaaagatgtatCATTCACAGCAGTATAGGAAGAGCAGGTGCTAGTATAGCACCATCAACaatttttcttgaatatttcTCTCATGCTATTAGTATGAAAACTGGAAAtccaaaataagcatttaaataGTGACCTATTTTGAAGCCTAGATTTAAGGGTTAGTCTTAAGTTTGTCTGCTTGGAACCTTATGACAGAAAGAGTtcacaagaattaaaaaaaagattcttttatCTACAAAATAGAGAACAATTTTGGACATAATAGAGCACAAGTAGGTTTATGTATATTTACACAATCAAGACCTGAATCTCTCTAAAGGTAAATCTGGTATCACCTGATCTGTATTAACACTCAGTAGCATAATGCCAAATATTGATATTTCTCCTTATTCAGAAAAGCTAGCCCACACAAGATTTATGTGAACAGCCTTTAATTACATACAGTGGTGGGATAAATATTCTGTCTGGGTATGACAGAATCTAGCCCTCTGAGCATAAAAAACAGGTTGGGATTGATCTAGGATAAGATTAACATGTACCTGAGACTCCACAGTTTTATCTTCCACTGGTCATACCTCTGTCTTCATAAATGGTAATTTCaatctgcacagaaaagctgttAGGGAAACATACTATAAAGAGATTatgaaaacataacaaaaaaaagtggaaaaatgttAAGATCTTAGAACGTTTGATCCTTCTGCTTCATACCTGCTCTTTCAAGGCCAGTTTCAGAGCTACAAAGCAAATGGAACAGTACACATAAGAGATGCCCCGTCAGGTCAGATCAGTGGTCTATCCAGCCCAGGACTGTTCTGACAACAAGACCACAAGATGCTGTGTATGGAGGGTTTGTGAGCCTTGCCACCTTCTGTTAAATTTCAGGAAAGGTTATGCACTAGACAAAAGTTAACATTTCCACAGTTCAGCTACTAAGTCACTAACcaaactgaaaatgcttttactCAAgttgagtggttttttttccgaGGAGGCGTatgcacagaaaaatgcagaaaacatatGGAGAACAATGAAGTCATGTAGGTGACAGCTATAAGCTAGTTAGACAAATACACAGATAACCCAACTGCAAGGAATCAGCCTTAGCATGCATTTAATTGGCATTCTGTGTTTCAGGTTGCTCCGGTTTCAATATTCTCAAAAAATTATATGTGTTACTCATTCTACACCTAGATTGGCGACACAAAGTCTTTACAACTACTAAGATAATAATTAGATAAAATGCCTGCAGTGTGGTTCAAGAGTTGAAGAAGAAAGGTTGAAATAAGCCACGCTAGAACCAAGAGCAAGTGCTAGGCTGGTATCAACTTACAGTGATGTCATATGACGAAATCTTCACCAGAACCTGAGCTAAGGGTTGCAAATTAAACAACAGCCATCTCTTGCTTTCACGTTATCAAATTCTATCTTACCAAGCTGGTCACTTTTTTTCCAATCAgacaaactgcatttttagaGGTCACTGAAACAGAGGAAGCATCTAAGCGTTGGGAGTACTCTCTTTATGCAAACTGCATTTTCAAGGAAGTCTCAAAGGATGGACTCCAATACTGCATTTTCATTGTCTTTCGATGCGACAAATCTGAATGTACTAAAATCTGACCAGAGACCAGTACACAACGGAGAGTAACAAAACTTTTCACATATTCTGCTGTATCACAGATCAAGCATGACCAGAGGGTGCCACACAGAGATAAACAGGTAGCACATCATAGGTGGACAAACCAGGAGACAAATGTAAGAAACCATGAAGGATACAACTCTTAGTCCTCTTTCAATGGGGTCTGTCAGAAGGAGGCCCTGAGGAGCATAGATCTTCTCGTTCTGTTCCTGAATGAACTTGGCAATTTTCTTTAGAACCTGGTAACAGAACAGCACAGAAGCCACAGTTCCTTCATCAGGTTTCCCAACATTAGAGTCAGAGCCCCAGCAATATCACAGATATAGCAACATTAGGAGAACCTAGCATGCAACCAGAGACAGAACTTCCGTGATTCCTCTGAAGTACAAGCAACCATTACATTACTCAAATTGACTAATATAGACAAGTCTGTCTGATGTATATGTGAAATCACTCTGCAGTAAGATTCAGAGTCTATATGGAATTTGCATGACAACAGTGCAAGCCACAGAAAACCTATCAAGAAATAAGTCTTTGACTGAAGTCTGTAAGACATACAGCCTTCCAAGTAACAAGGTAAACAAAAGAAGTGCACCTTTTCATAATGTGTTTCCATGCACAAGAAGATGGTATAGGCAGTCAGACAGGCGAGACACCCTTCAAGGTAAGATTGGCCCCCaagtttttcagcttctgcatAGAGGTTATTCAGTGTTCGGACAGTCTCTTCAAACTGCTGCCTATCAATCTGCAAGAGAAGTCAAATTTAGCTGTCATGCCCTGCACATTTCAGAACTCACTGATATCTTCAGATATCTACCTTCACTTATTGCTTATTTGCACTTCAACACTTTGCAGCCACTGTGTTCAGAGCCAAAGTCTGAAGGGCACTTTGAGTTACAGACCAGTAGTTCCTCATTAAATATCTGCCAAGTGATTAGACCAAGTCTGAATTCCAACACAATGTGAACACAAACCAATTAAGAGTAACATAACTAAACCAACAATGCAATTCaactgggaggggtggggagaggggtggggggaagcttAATTCACACCCAGAGAGATCTGCTAGATTGAAAAGAGCAGTTAGGGAGTGGATTGACAGAGCTAACTCTTAATATCAGTAatgccttgctgctgctgcagtgctggtcAAACAACATCtaaacaaaacaatacaaaacaaaaaaaaacaaaaaagagaaaagtgcagtgagaaaaagaaaaggctttagCAGGGAGTGTTTGTTTTGCTATCAGTTGAAGATATTACATCTGACAgcattaaacaaaatgaaagtacTTGAGACAGTACTTGTGAGGCTATTGAACAGGCTCAGCAGAACTGGCTGGACTCCACAAGAGAGGACAGCATTAATGCATGACTGTACAACGCCCGCTTTATTCTCACAGACATAATGAACACATTCTATTTTACTGCTACAAAAGACAGCTGCCCTTCTCAGGAttaaagaaagcacaaaacaccagcAATTTcataaacactgaaaagaaacgTTTTGAACTATTTTTCATGTGGCTTTTCACTGCAAATTAAAAGTGTTTGCTTACCGCAATTGATCAAAAATGCCATCTGGACAACAAACAATGCTTTTATGCCAAAAAATAAGCAATATCCAAAGCAGGATATGCctttaaactttgaaatcaaGCCTGTCTCACACTATGTATAGGGTTGTAACAGAAAGAGAGGATTAGAAAGCACTAGCCGCCTTAAACTTAAAGACAGCTGTGAGACCTTAGCATAGCACCCTTGGGGTGCACTGGAGGGAGAACTGTTCCCCGGACAGCAACGCGGGGGAAGAAACCCACCTCCCTCCCACACCCGAGAGGACGGCCCGAGGTAAAGGAGCGGAGGTTTGTGCAAGAGACCTCCCACGTACTCCAGGAAGACGCGGAACGGGCCTACGGCCACGCCACTCCGTCAGGTCACTCCTGAACGCCAGCCGGTCCCCGTCCGCTCACCCTTACACCCAACGGCCCGGCGGGCGTACGCAGGGTCCAGCCCTTCCCACCGCCGAGCGGGCTCGAAGACGCCGTTCCCGCCGCGCACAGGGCGAGCTGCGAGCGCCAGCGGCCGCGGCCAGgcgaggcgggcggcggggaccGGCCTCCGGGCTGCCCGGAGGGCTCGGAGCGGGCCCGCCCCACCTTACCCTGTTCTCCAGCTCGGGCGGGAACTTGCTCTGGAACTGACACCGCGTCCCGCCGCTGTAGTCGCGCTGAATGAACACCTTGCCCGACACGGGCGCCTGCTGCGGCCTCATcgcgccgccgctgccgccgctgccgccgccactcgcggccgccgccgcccgctccgctccgctccagCCAGCCACTGCCGCTCACTTACGGCTGTCGCAAAAGCGTCGGGACGACTCCGGGCTGAGGAAAGGGCGGAAGTGCCGTCTGGCGCACGCGCCTCCGCCTCACCCACCCTCGGCGAGCGGCAGTGCGCAGGCGCAGCTCCGCGAGGCGGCCGAAAGGCGGAGCCCGCGCACGTGCGCGCACCTCCTGCGTCCCATTGGCCGCGTGGCgactttccccccccccctcccatcGCGGGCGTGGTTACCCCACGTGCACACCGCGTGGTACAGCCCCGACCCCCTTAGACAGACGGTACCATCGTGGCCCCCCCCTcggtctccccccccccccgcacgcAGACATGGCACCGTCCcatcccgtcccgtcccgccggGCCCTGTGAGAGAACACCCGCTCCCTCGGCCTTTACTGGCCCCGGTGTTAATTTCACGATGTTTTCGTAGGAATTGGAGGAATTAGCACGGAGCGGCCTTCACGCCAGCTTGATTCTGCCCTGGTTGTGCTGTTAAAGACCTGATCTCGTTTCCAGGCCCGTTAACCGTTGACCTCGGGTAGTCCTGCTTCTGCGAGGCGTAAGCCAGGTCGAAGGTCATTCAGTTTAAGGAAAACCTGAACACCTTAGGAAAACCAGGCGAGCAGCCGGGGAAATTGCGGACAATCTCAAGCCAGAATTTTgtgccttctctcttctccccgGTTTGAGGTCCGTCGTCGtgagaaggggctgggggggggcagccggtTGGGGAAACGGCCCCATTGCTGCCCCCTGCACCCCGCCGCCCCGAGCCCCTGCTGTCCCCGGCCCTGCCAGCACCGGGCCCGGCTGGGCTGCTCTTGGCCGGAGCTcagggaggaggctgaggggctgTGCGGGAGCTGGCACGTTAACCTGGGCCTCCAGGCCAGACACTGTTCTGGGGTGATGACCTGCCCCTTGGTCAGCACAGAGTTTTGCTGCCTCCTCCTATTTGTCTCCACCTAACGCTCTGTGAAGCTGCTTTGTCCTCCCACCTGGGGACTACATGGGACAGGGCTGGACTAGTGGATCTGAGGCGTTGAGCAGCAAGACAAGGGCTGCGTGAGCAGCACCCCTCTGCTGAGGTCTTTTACCTTTGCGTGTAGAGCATTGCATTGCTGAGCAGCTTCAGAACTGCGGTGATGGGCTTGAAAGAGCACAGTATGTTTTCCAGAGCCGTTGGGAGCCCAGCGGAGTGTGTTGTGGGCAACAGGACATGAGATTTGCAAAGAGATAGTTCAGTTTGAAAATTCTTTCGACAGTGGGAAAATTCGTGTGCTGCAGCTAAATGGCCTCTGGATCTAATGACATTatctaaaaacattttaaatgaacaaaaatataagGTGAAGGTGAACCTCCTTGGGAGGTGGAATGTTTCAGTTCAGTATAACAAGTGCCGTGGCCTCCACAAAACCCCTGAAAAATGACAGTACCCTTTCAGCTAATTCAGAGAGCAGAGGAACTAATTGAAGATTTCTGACGTCTCTAAGGCAAGCTGTGCccacaggattaaaaaaaaaaaagcagacactaATTATGGGCACAATTACTGAGCCTGGGCTTCAGCACAGTCCTCAGCGAGTATTTTCTGAGGTCACAAATGAGAGATACTAGGAGCAAGCCTTTCTGCAAAAGCTGTCAGTGAGTTGTTTAGTGTATGTCTGCGTTAATTAATGAAGTACTTCCACAGAATTACTGCAGGAGCTTGATGTCCAGTGGCAGCAAAGTCTTACAGACACACCATCGGCCAGAATTGGGAAACATGTCTTGGTTGGATCCTCCTTGTGTAATCCTTGTTCCTAATTCTGTGACTTGTGCATATGAAGCTGATCTCTTGCCTTCAGCATTCCTGAGAGTTTTTGTCTCATCTGGAAGTTGTGAAATCATAGATGATCAGAAGATACTGTTCCAAGGTTCAGAAGTTAGCTAATCAGTGAcatgtttatttaaagaattattgGAAACCATCACTTGGTGAACAAAAATTAAAGGGAAGCAAGGCATTTGGGACATTCAGTTTCATTATATTTGCTTActgcagctgctccttctcAGTCTGCTGAAGCTTCCACTTAGAAGATGATATACAGGAGAAGAGTTCCCAGGCATCCCAAGGAGGAATGAACTCAAGTGCAGACACGCTGGCCTAGGCGATGCTCCATCTCTACTGGGTCAGTGTTGGAGCAGACTGGAGGGCCTGACCTGCTTCCCACAAACCCAGGCACTGAGGCTGCTGTACCAGACAAGGAGGCGTCCCCAGAGCTCAGCAAGGCTCACAGAGGTAGGACACGCTGCCAGGCCATGTGCCACAGCTGTGCGGGACTTGCCAGGAAAccttgcaggcagggagggggtttcctgggcttgctgcctgcaggacaggGCGTGTGGGGCCAAGCCAGGCTGTGGAGCATCCCCAGCCGGCTGCTTAGACGCTGCTCTGCTGGCATTTGTCCGCCTCTCCATGGATGCAAATTCCCTGGCTGTCTTGGCAGGCATTACCTGAAAACTGTCTCACTTCAAATCATAATGGGACTCGTAGAGTGCTAGTGGGCATGAGAGTCCTGCCTTTCTGGAGCCAAAGCTGTAGGGGAAGAAAGGGATGTGCATGGGTGTCTTCCTTTGCCCAAGCGCCAAAAAGAAACCAATGCTCATGTTGTCCCTCACTGAGCAGCATGGCTTTCACCCATCACACTGTGGTGAAGTCTGTGGGTCACAGGCTCACCTTCTGTGCCCTTCATGCCCTTGCTGTGGTTTGTAGAGACTACTTCTTCTCCCAAAACCTCTTTCCTCTTGCAAGGGGATAACAGAGTTCCCAGCCCTGGAACACTAACCTTGAGTGAAGCGATAAAGCTGTGAACCCTGGGGATCTCTCAGCTCACAGGATCTCTCAGTCCTCGCGTGGCTTcgccccagtgctcccagtgtcCAGCTGCCTTGGGGCTGGCACGTAAGGAAGAGGAGAGCCCAGGTCTCTCTGAGGTCTAGGGCTCTCATAACCCACAGCACTGCTCTACCTGCTCCTTCTCACAGCAGTACTACCAGCTGTTGAGCAAGACACAGATGTGCCTGTGCCTGGTAAGGGACAGGGCACATCTCCAGAGAGCAAAGATTTTGGGTTAAGCAGGGGACTAAGGCCTGGgagaaaatacatcattttacTGGTTAAGTCAGTCTTCCATTTTACCTCCAAAACTTTTGCTGTCTCAGTTGATGAGAGCTCTGTTAATAACTGTCATTGTGGGTCTGAAATTATTACAAATcgagaaataaataaaaaatgtccaATGTTTGTTTCAAAACTTGCTTGTGAGTCTCTCTTCAGGATGTGTATGTGAGAGACGCATTCAGAGGCAACGCAGCCTGTACTGGTCCTTCAGTGGAGCAGGCATGGAGCGCATTCTGCTGTTCTGAACTGATGTGAGCCGAGATTTTATTAGGAATTGTTGGTGCACTTGTTGGCACATCTGCAAATGTACATGGAGCCAAGTgccacaaatgcaaaaatgagTTGACCCACCTCTCTTGAGGAAATGCTCCGTCTTCGTTAGTTCTTGGCATCATCCTGTTTAAAAcacttcctgtttttttctgaatctttttcattcttgctgAGAAAAGGATTATGAAATTTTACAGTGCAGTAATaaactattattatttattaaataagaaGGCCCTGTAAAAAATAGAAGGAGAATTCAATCCAGATGCTATCTCTTGCAGGGGCATTTGAAATTCCAGATGTTGATAGTAAAATGTGGTCTCTAATTCATGCTCTTAGAGACAGAAAATGCTCCCGGCTGGGTAACCTGGCCCTGGTTAGTGTGGCTGTGTGTTGTTCCACAGGCCGGCCCGTGTTTAGAAGCAGCTGCAGTATCTAACTGTAGGGTTCAACTTTATTCCTTTGCTGAGCatactttctgcatttttatggcTAAGAGTGAGATTATAAGCACATCAGATCAATGTTGTACTTGTTTTATGAAGGTAATAAACCAACGGCTTGCAGAATTGGGCAGCCCTGTACGCAGCAGAGCAAAGGGCTCCGGAGCCCTCGGGTGCAGGCACTTGCACAGATCTCAGTGGCCAGTGTCGGAAGAAGAATAACGGCAGCATATTCAGGGCTCTTCTATCCCCTGCTATTCACTGCTTGTTTCCTTTGTGTGCTTCAAAAAAGCCTTTTACTCGAGGTGCCATTTCATGTTTGGCACTACCACTAGTGCTCTGGCGGCCTGCAGGGATGCTGATGCCTTTTCAGTCCCAGACCAGCTGAAACGTCTCTCTCCCCATGGTGTGAGGTGGCCTTTCCTGGCTCAGGGCCACAGACCTCAACGCTGCTGCgagaggaaaaacatttgaTCATATTTACCTTCAGTGATGATGGCTTCTCAACTCTGCAACTGTTTGGAGAAATTTGACCTAGCCCAGATTTTTCTCTGTGGCTTTATCTCTAGCTGTAGGTAAAGCTGATTTAAATGATCCCAGGAGTAAGGGCTGAACATCCCCAGAAAGCACAGACTTGCTAAAGACAGGGGAAGGCAGGTACTGTGGTGCAGGTGGCTGCTGTAGGCAGCTGGCTGATGAGAAAAGATTAGTGTGGAGCATCGGCAGTGCTAGATCAACAGGTCAGAGGCATTTTGATGATGAAGGGAAACAACAGATAATAGGTCTCTCTGGGTATGGAGGCTATGGAGATGCCAGACATCAGACTCGGACTAACCAGGACTAAGTTTATTTCCTGTCAACACAGATGGTTTATGTCCTTACTGCGTGTCCCCTAGTGCCACCCGTGGATAGAGACTGCAGGCGTTCCCTGATGTGCAGGGAACTGACAGCTTCCCTGGacatcttctggttttttgtAGCTGCCAAAAACTGCTTTGTCTTCCCGCAGGATTTATGTAAACTGGTTACAAATTTGGACACAGGTAGTAACAGTAAATCTCAGGTTACGGGAGTTGAGCTTTTGCCGGCAGGACCATGGCACCTCCGCCTGTACTCGTTcaaaaatacaacacagcagcgGCAGAAAGTGTGTTGCAACGCAAGGCGAGTATGTGCCAGGCAAGTATGTGCCAGGCTTTTGTACATTCAATGGAGGCAGTGCTGTAAATGGCCTTGAGCTATCGTCCTTATCCCTTCTAGGATAAACCTCTGAACACCCCTagccaggggaggaaggagcaggaggggacTGTGCTTTGGCCACGTGCTGGGAGCTGGGTTTGCAATGCCGGGGTTTGGGAGAGAGGAGCAGACAGTTCGGACTTTCTGTGGACATCCCCTTGGGAGCTTCATTTCCTTTAAACTCCCAAAAATGCAGACGCTGTTTCTAAACTTTGTGCTGGAACTATCACGGGACCTGGATGCCTGAGCGCTTGCGCATTAGGTGCATAATAGCTGTACAATTAGCAAGGTCCGGACCAGCCCTCCCAAGGTCCATGGGAGTTTTTCTGGGAGGTCTTGGGACTCTGAGACCCCCCACCAGGTCACTCCAAGGGAGACATACTGAGCCTAGACCTGGTGGTGCACGGATCCAGTTGCAGCATGTCTCCCTTCCTGCCGGCAGCTCTTCGGGTACGGGCCAGCCGtggtttggtttgatttcaGGGCAGAGTTCCTACCGAGGCGGACTTCTCCTCACAGTAATTGGAAAATGCTAATGCCTAATGCCCACCCTCCAGGGAATCCCTCTTCAAAGCCCTCGTGGGGCTGCGGCACTGACTCCTCTGGGGAAGCTGCAGCTCCACAGGGGAATTGCCCTCCTAAAGATCACACAGAGTGTCTTTTAAGTGGAAATGACTGTTTTTTCACAATTAGGTGGAGCAGAAATAATTAAGCAGGGCCACAGCCATTGTTATCTTGTACCTGATTGCCAGAGTTCAGTCTGGTAGGGGTTACTTCATTGTGCTCTTCTGctagtttttcattttctcttgcttAAAAGCTGATAATGTTTGCTCCTCCCATCACAAGGAatacagaaatctgttttcagaggaGCTGCTCTTCCACCCAAGTCGGGCTGTGGAGTTTGTGGGCAAATAAATCCCAGGACTGGCTGCTAGGCTAAACAGAGAATATACAGAGGGGTGGCAGACTGGGTCCGTGGGTGTCTCCGTGTGTGTGGAAAGGAAGCAGCACAACGCCATTTTAAAGATACCttcttctgtttgcatttaACCTTTGTCTTTTTGCTCTTGAAGTGGAAACTGCACTAATTCATCTGGGAGGCTGGGAAGGCTACTGGGAGGGGATGCATCCAGCAGGGGTGGATATCGCCATCCCTCCCTGGTCATATGCTGAGCACGGCTTGAGAGAGCTGGGGGCCCAGCCTGGGAGTTTCTAAGACTTCCATGAACCCTACGTTTTTAGCATTTGCAATTTCCCTTTGCACATTGGCCGAGCCGGGCTGCTTCATTCACATCACACCAGAGTCTGGTGCAGCATTGTCCTTCCTCTGCAAGAGGACTTTTGATGGCCAAGATGAATTCAATGCCAGTGGAGCAGCAAGAAACATTAACCCTTAATCCTTGGCTAGGGGGGCCACCAAGGAGTAAGAGGACCCTGGTCGGGGTGGCAGGACGCCCTGTTGCCAGGGAGGGGTCTACAGCTCCCCCTTGGCTGTCCCTGTGTGAAGACTGGCACAGCCCAAGGTGCGTGGTCCCAGGCTCAGGGACACATTTTCCAGATCTGCTGCCCCACCAGTGTCCAGCACCAGCCACCTCAGAGAGATGCAAGGTGCAGCTGGTGATGGACTACCCCCTAATGTAAGCAAGGAAGAAGAACCCAGGCTGGTCTTTCTAGCAAAGCAAGTCTGGGTTTGGATTTCTCTCCACTGTTGGAAGTCGATTTCAGCCTTCCCTGGGGAGGAAGCATCGATTCTGTATGCCTGGCTAAGAGTTGGCACAAGGGCTTGCAGGTGTCAGGACAGCATagctggtttggatttgtgagGCTGCAAGTTACCCCTCTCCCGCAGTCTGTAAGTATTTACAGAAGGAGCAGGTTTCTGATAAAAACATGTATATATACTGAGGTCAGCTGGAAGCAGAAGCTAGATGAACTCAGGCTTTAATGGAAGGGTGATTAACTGTCAAAACAGCTTGCTGGTGGCCAGCAAGCATTCTGCATCATGCTTTGTCTCCCTCTTTCCAGGCTGAGAGGCTGTAAGTGGTGGGTTGGTGCAGGAGCCCTGCGTGGGCTCTGTTCTGCAAGGGTTCAACATCCTTAAATCTCGTCCAGTGCTAAGATTGATGAATCATTTGTTGTCCTCTGCCAACCGCACCACAATTCAACAGGGAAGAAATAAACACAAGAATGATTTGTTTAGTTCAGTTTTTACAGAATATAATAAGCAGTCTCCATGTCATGCCCTGGACAAAAGCAGCAATTTTGCAACAATATAATAAGATAAACAGTGCTGTTACCGTCCCCAAACACACGCTCTAGGGACACATCTGCGCCGTCTGGCTCCCTGGAAGGTCTCCCAGGCCTGTGCCCAGGCTGGCAGAGGCCAGGCTTCGCCACAAGCTGGGGAAGGGACACCTCTGAAGGATGCCCTGGTTGCTCAGGTGTCACCTCCAGGAAAGCTACTTGCCAGTCTCAAAGTTGGCTGGCCGCGGCCATCACCAGCTGTGCCCCGCGAGGCTTTTGGCAGCCGGATCCAGGCTCAAGCCCGCAGCCTAGATGTGGACCCCCACAGCCTATATGTGGACCCCCGCAGCCCTCGATGCTTGCCTGCCTATGGACCACCCCAGTGGGAGATGGAGCCGGGCTACCTCCCCATCCCCTACCCCCGGCATTGCAAAGGAGCTGGGCACCCCAGCGTCCTCTTGCCCAGGCACTCTTTCTTGTGCTAAGCAGTTTGCAGATATGATAATGACGCTCCTAATTTGCTTAGGGAAGGGAtaaaggggggaaggggggggggaagaaaagaaagaaaccagccTAAGTGGTGGGCTGCCCTAGGAACCTGGATATTTGGCTGCTGCTGATCTTGCTTcgccctcctgccccccaccccctcccacaGGAACAGCCTGAACTAATTAACCCTCTAGCACTCCATAATGAAGGCTAATAAACACCTAATGGGTTTGCCTGAACAAACAACCTCCG
This Buteo buteo chromosome 12, bButBut1.hap1.1, whole genome shotgun sequence DNA region includes the following protein-coding sequences:
- the GOLGA7 gene encoding golgin subfamily A member 7, which produces MRPQQAPVSGKVFIQRDYSGGTRCQFQSKFPPELENRIDRQQFEETVRTLNNLYAEAEKLGGQSYLEGCLACLTAYTIFLCMETHYEKVLKKIAKFIQEQNEKIYAPQGLLLTDPIERGLRVIEITIYEDRGMTSGR